In Palleronia sp. LCG004, a single window of DNA contains:
- a CDS encoding gluconate 2-dehydrogenase subunit 3 family protein: protein MQLTRRAFLAGVSTFALTAASAAREYRGGIPWEPGKAVPPPVYDPEQTFLTSEERAFVTAAVDRLIPADEYPSASELGVVDFIDHQLAGPFGRGDIYYMEGPFRDGLPTQGYQAQAPALLYRQAIADIRDGLAAAGQPDFIELPDDEKDTLLTRLSKGEGELSHTDGKTFFDTLWQNTQEGYFGDPVYGGNRNMEAWRMINFPGARYDYRPWIDHGGEAVILDPVSVGGRMVP, encoded by the coding sequence ATGCAGTTGACGAGACGGGCCTTTCTCGCGGGGGTGTCGACCTTCGCGCTGACGGCCGCTTCGGCCGCGCGGGAATACCGCGGCGGCATTCCGTGGGAGCCTGGCAAGGCGGTGCCGCCGCCTGTCTACGATCCCGAACAGACATTCCTGACATCGGAAGAGCGCGCCTTCGTCACCGCGGCGGTCGACCGGCTGATCCCCGCGGACGAATATCCCTCGGCCTCCGAGCTCGGCGTCGTGGACTTCATCGACCACCAGCTTGCCGGTCCCTTCGGACGCGGCGACATCTACTACATGGAGGGGCCGTTCCGCGACGGCCTTCCGACGCAGGGCTACCAGGCGCAGGCCCCGGCCCTTCTCTATCGGCAGGCGATCGCCGACATCCGCGACGGGCTCGCCGCCGCCGGCCAGCCCGATTTCATCGAGCTTCCCGACGACGAGAAGGACACCCTGCTCACCCGCCTGTCCAAGGGCGAGGGCGAACTTTCCCATACCGACGGAAAGACCTTCTTCGACACGCTCTGGCAGAACACGCAGGAAGGCTATTTCGGCGACCCGGTCTATGGCGGCAACCGCAATATGGAGGCATGGCGCATGATCAACTTCCCCGGCGCACGCTACGATTACCGCCCCTGGATCGACCATGGCGGCGAGGCGGTGATCCTCGACCCCGTTTCCGTCGGCGGGAGGATGGTGCCATGA
- the cyoD gene encoding cytochrome o ubiquinol oxidase subunit IV has protein sequence MKKTVKHFTRSLTEEESEERSFYSLGLVLSILLTVLSFTAVMTGLLPRAWVIPVIILLALAQILVHLRIFLHIDLSRQKREDLLMLLFTILLLAIMAFGTLWIMSNLHDRMM, from the coding sequence ATGAAGAAAACGGTCAAGCATTTCACGCGCAGCCTCACCGAGGAGGAAAGCGAGGAGCGCAGCTTCTATTCGCTGGGCCTCGTCCTATCCATCCTGCTGACGGTCCTGTCGTTCACGGCAGTGATGACAGGCCTTTTGCCGCGGGCCTGGGTGATCCCGGTGATCATCCTGCTCGCGCTCGCGCAGATCCTCGTCCATCTGCGCATCTTCCTGCATATCGACCTCAGCCGGCAGAAGCGCGAAGACCTGCTGATGCTGCTCTTCACCATTCTGCTGCTTGCCATCATGGCATTCGGAACGCTCTGGATCATGTCGAACCTGCATGACCGAATGATGTGA
- a CDS encoding cytochrome c oxidase subunit 3: MSNAKSLNVHPGMNLGYGEGEHEAEVKVFGFWVFLMSDLVTFGLVFAIFGTMTGATAGGPGPHDVTNLTSVSIQTALLLGSSFAFSWASLSMKYHEGRWRTLFYLSFAATSALGFLIVEGLDFMHWIEIGAVPQRSGYLSALWALVGLHGLHVAAGLLWVGAMTAQILIFGLTDTVKSRVTRLGLYWHFLDIVWVGIFSMVFLAGIA; the protein is encoded by the coding sequence ATGAGCAACGCCAAATCCCTCAACGTCCACCCGGGCATGAACCTCGGCTACGGCGAGGGCGAGCACGAGGCGGAGGTCAAGGTCTTCGGGTTCTGGGTCTTCCTGATGAGTGACCTCGTCACCTTCGGGCTGGTCTTCGCCATCTTCGGCACGATGACGGGCGCGACCGCCGGGGGGCCCGGCCCGCACGACGTCACGAACCTGACGAGCGTGTCGATCCAGACGGCCCTGCTGCTCGGCTCCTCCTTCGCGTTCAGCTGGGCGAGCCTGTCGATGAAGTACCATGAGGGGCGCTGGCGCACCCTCTTCTATCTGAGCTTCGCGGCGACATCGGCACTGGGCTTCCTGATCGTCGAGGGGCTCGACTTCATGCACTGGATCGAGATCGGCGCGGTGCCGCAGCGCTCGGGCTATCTCAGCGCGCTCTGGGCGCTGGTGGGCCTGCACGGGCTTCACGTCGCGGCGGGCCTGCTCTGGGTCGGCGCGATGACGGCGCAGATCCTGATCTTCGGGCTGACCGACACGGTCAAGTCGCGCGTCACGCGGCTCGGGCTCTACTGGCACTTCCTCGACATCGTCTGGGTCGGAATCTTTTCCATGGTCTTTCTCGCGGGGATCGCATGA
- a CDS encoding cbb3-type cytochrome c oxidase subunit I yields the protein MNSLFGRLSWSDLTLLDFFENPSVDTAVASTASWMVVIGAILVLGWITLTRSWGWLWREWLTTVDHKKIGIMYMILGFVMFARGIAEGVVMRTHQVTALNGGFLSDHHWAELFSTHGTVMIFFVAMPFITGFMNYLIPLQIGARDMAFPMLNQISLGLTATGAALVMASLVFGPFETGGWTAYPPFTGAAFDPGPGPDYWVWAIVISGLGSMFSGMNFAVTIYKLRAPGMSYMHLPVFCWTALCTSILLTFAIPPLTVAGLMQGLDRLLGFHFFTNDLGGNMMNYANLFWMFGHPEVYILILPAYGIYSELTSTFAAKRLYGYTSLVWATMSIAVISFCVWLHHFFTMGQSPTINAAFGIATAIIAVPTGVKVYVWMATLWRGRIRFTTPMVYMAGFFILFTIGGFSGIILANPAINYQVHNTQFIVAHFHNVLLPGLLFAIFAGIHIWFPKAYGFRLEESWGKVTAILWIAGFSMTFLPLYVVGLMGYPRRSSAFEDPAFMPYMIVSVIGAFTLLVAFAGLVGTIWVSVRNRDRLAVPLGDPWDGRTLEWATPAPPPHWNFAVIPEVNARDAFAIEKVEGRPYVVPDRYRDIHLPPNTMAGFMCFLATTGFGFAMTWWIWWLAIVSALAVLVWLIVHSLRDHPHVVIPAREVHRSNQAWVEAIDLATPVTRDDESNERNRGYAATDMAEAT from the coding sequence ATGAACAGCCTCTTCGGGCGTCTCTCATGGTCCGACCTCACGCTCCTCGATTTCTTCGAGAACCCGAGTGTCGATACCGCCGTCGCATCGACCGCATCGTGGATGGTCGTGATCGGCGCGATCCTCGTGCTGGGCTGGATCACCCTCACGCGCAGCTGGGGCTGGCTCTGGCGCGAGTGGCTGACCACGGTCGATCACAAGAAGATCGGCATCATGTACATGATCCTGGGCTTCGTGATGTTCGCGCGCGGCATCGCCGAGGGCGTCGTGATGCGCACTCATCAGGTGACCGCGCTCAACGGCGGGTTCCTCAGCGACCACCACTGGGCCGAGCTCTTCTCGACCCACGGCACGGTGATGATCTTCTTCGTGGCGATGCCGTTCATCACCGGCTTCATGAACTACCTGATCCCGCTGCAGATCGGCGCGCGGGACATGGCCTTTCCGATGCTGAACCAGATCTCGCTCGGGCTGACGGCGACGGGCGCCGCGCTGGTCATGGCGAGCCTCGTCTTCGGGCCGTTCGAGACCGGCGGCTGGACCGCCTACCCGCCCTTCACGGGCGCGGCCTTCGATCCCGGTCCGGGGCCCGATTACTGGGTCTGGGCGATCGTGATCTCGGGGCTCGGCTCGATGTTCTCGGGGATGAACTTCGCCGTGACGATCTACAAGCTGCGCGCCCCCGGCATGAGCTACATGCACCTGCCGGTCTTCTGCTGGACCGCGCTCTGCACGTCGATCCTGCTGACCTTCGCCATACCGCCGCTGACCGTCGCGGGGCTGATGCAGGGGCTCGACCGCCTGCTGGGGTTCCACTTCTTCACGAACGACCTCGGCGGCAACATGATGAACTACGCCAACCTCTTCTGGATGTTCGGCCATCCCGAGGTCTACATCCTCATCCTGCCCGCCTACGGCATCTATTCCGAGCTCACCTCCACCTTCGCGGCCAAGCGGCTCTACGGCTACACCTCGCTCGTCTGGGCCACCATGTCGATCGCGGTCATCAGCTTCTGCGTCTGGCTGCACCACTTCTTCACCATGGGCCAGTCGCCCACGATCAACGCGGCCTTCGGGATCGCGACAGCGATCATCGCGGTGCCGACCGGTGTGAAGGTCTATGTCTGGATGGCGACGCTCTGGCGGGGGCGGATCCGGTTCACCACGCCCATGGTCTACATGGCGGGGTTCTTCATCCTTTTCACGATCGGCGGCTTCTCGGGGATCATCCTCGCCAATCCGGCGATCAACTATCAGGTGCACAACACCCAGTTCATCGTGGCGCATTTCCACAACGTGCTGCTGCCGGGGCTGCTCTTCGCGATCTTCGCGGGCATCCACATCTGGTTCCCCAAGGCCTACGGCTTCCGGCTCGAGGAGAGCTGGGGCAAGGTCACGGCGATCCTGTGGATCGCGGGCTTCTCGATGACGTTCCTGCCGCTCTACGTCGTGGGGCTCATGGGGTATCCGCGCCGCTCTTCCGCGTTCGAGGACCCGGCCTTCATGCCCTACATGATCGTGTCGGTCATCGGGGCGTTCACCCTGTTGGTGGCGTTCGCGGGGCTGGTCGGCACGATCTGGGTCTCGGTGCGCAACCGCGACAGGCTGGCCGTGCCGCTGGGCGATCCGTGGGACGGGCGCACGCTGGAATGGGCGACGCCCGCGCCGCCGCCGCACTGGAACTTTGCCGTCATCCCCGAGGTCAACGCGCGCGACGCCTTCGCCATCGAGAAGGTCGAGGGCCGGCCCTATGTCGTGCCGGACCGGTACCGTGACATCCACCTGCCGCCCAACACGATGGCGGGCTTCATGTGCTTTCTCGCCACGACCGGTTTTGGCTTTGCCATGACCTGGTGGATCTGGTGGCTCGCCATCGTGTCGGCGCTGGCCGTCCTCGTCTGGCTGATCGTCCATTCGCTGCGCGATCACCCGCATGTGGTGATCCCCGCGCGCGAGGTGCACCGGTCGAACCAGGCCTGGGTCGAGGCCATCGACCTCGCCACGCCCGTCACCCGCGACGACGAGAGTAACGAGCGCAACCGCGGCTATGCCGCCACCGACATGGCGGAGGCGACATGA
- a CDS encoding cytochrome ubiquinol oxidase subunit II, producing the protein MTPRPLPRRVRVASLSALGAIVGGTAIADTASFLDPLGPIAEFQRVELIWAAIMIFVAIAPVFVGVPWIMWRYRRSNRNAGYAPGWGHDNRLEAVMWGVPVVIIIALGIWLTQATFRIDPYRKIDIEMARSFDFDLSGPPVAVETVGLDWKWLHLYPEEGIATVGGMVIPVDRPVSMRLTTDTVMQSYMAPGLAGQIYAMPGMVTELNFIADRVGRSISGNTQYNGPGFARQRAQVISVPGDEYLLWLAEARNAPPLDDAAYARLAKSGTLDDARAEFDRPGEGPLIFSLPDDRLFTRIVARYTSGEAVAHENQPGSPFYDAETARLPDLPAAMAAHGHHAPVPDGGICTAPEPYSVANLEDLAE; encoded by the coding sequence ATGACACCCCGCCCCCTGCCCCGGCGCGTCCGCGTCGCGTCGCTCTCGGCCCTCGGCGCGATCGTCGGCGGCACGGCGATCGCCGACACGGCATCGTTCCTCGACCCGCTCGGACCCATCGCGGAATTCCAGCGGGTCGAGCTCATCTGGGCCGCGATCATGATCTTCGTGGCCATCGCGCCCGTCTTCGTGGGCGTGCCTTGGATCATGTGGCGCTATCGCCGGTCGAACCGCAATGCGGGCTATGCGCCCGGATGGGGCCACGACAACAGGCTCGAGGCCGTGATGTGGGGCGTGCCGGTCGTCATCATCATCGCGCTCGGCATCTGGCTTACCCAGGCGACGTTCCGGATCGACCCCTATCGCAAGATCGACATCGAGATGGCCCGGTCCTTCGATTTCGACCTGAGCGGCCCTCCGGTCGCGGTCGAGACCGTCGGCCTCGACTGGAAATGGCTGCATCTCTACCCCGAAGAGGGGATCGCGACGGTCGGGGGCATGGTCATCCCGGTCGATCGCCCCGTATCCATGCGTCTGACCACCGACACGGTGATGCAGAGCTACATGGCACCCGGGCTTGCCGGACAGATCTACGCGATGCCCGGCATGGTGACCGAGCTGAACTTCATCGCGGATCGCGTCGGGCGGTCGATCTCGGGCAACACGCAATATAACGGCCCCGGCTTCGCGCGGCAGCGCGCACAGGTGATCTCGGTCCCCGGGGACGAGTACCTGCTCTGGCTGGCCGAGGCGCGGAACGCCCCGCCGCTCGACGATGCGGCCTATGCGCGCCTCGCGAAAAGCGGCACGCTCGACGATGCGCGCGCCGAGTTCGACCGCCCCGGCGAAGGGCCGCTGATCTTCTCGCTGCCCGACGACCGGCTCTTCACCCGGATCGTCGCGCGCTACACGAGCGGCGAGGCCGTAGCCCACGAGAACCAGCCGGGCAGCCCCTTCTACGACGCGGAAACGGCCCGCCTGCCCGACCTGCCGGCCGCGATGGCCGCGCATGGCCACCACGCGCCCGTCCCCGATGGCGGCATCTGCACCGCACCGGAACCCTACTCCGTCGCCAATCTCGAGGATCTCGCGGAATGA
- a CDS encoding NAD(P)/FAD-dependent oxidoreductase has protein sequence MPNSSQSTLSPDAPIVVIGGGPAGLTAAYELQKRGAERPVHVFEAGRIVGGISRTESHNGYRFDIGGHRFFTKVSEVEDMWTEVLGDDFITVPRTSRIYYKGRYFDYPLKIFNALGNLGPYEASRIAMSYVKWKMRPHRREETFEEWVINRFGGRLYMHFFRTYTEKVWGIPPDQIQADWAAQRIKNLSLPKAVINAVTGANDTASLIEKFRYPRLGPGMMWERVSEIVTERGGRVDMQTEVTAIHRDGMRVTGVDVRPWTEEGGPGETRRIDGSDFVNSMAVDDLIAAFDPPPPAEVREAAARLRYRDFLIVTLCLDHADPFPDNWIYVHSSDVKVGRIQNFRAWSKEMLADPETASIGMEYFCHEGDGLWSMEDDALRDLAAHELEKLGLAPAQSVIDYKVIRQRKAYPVYDGQYRAALDTITEWLKQLENFQTVGRNGQHRYNNQDHSMLSAMLAARNILGEDHDVWNVNVERSYHEDFQVSKEPGDAPLAPEKPGFAGTADRR, from the coding sequence GTGCCGAACTCATCCCAATCGACCCTTTCCCCGGATGCGCCGATCGTCGTGATCGGCGGCGGTCCGGCCGGCCTGACGGCGGCCTACGAGCTGCAGAAACGCGGGGCGGAGCGGCCGGTCCATGTCTTCGAGGCGGGGCGGATCGTGGGCGGCATCTCGCGCACCGAATCGCATAACGGCTATCGCTTCGATATCGGAGGGCACCGGTTCTTCACCAAGGTGTCCGAGGTCGAGGACATGTGGACCGAGGTGCTGGGCGACGATTTCATCACCGTGCCGCGCACCAGCCGGATCTACTACAAGGGGCGGTATTTCGACTATCCGCTCAAGATCTTCAATGCGCTCGGCAATCTCGGCCCCTACGAGGCGTCGCGGATCGCAATGTCCTACGTGAAGTGGAAGATGCGCCCCCACCGCCGCGAGGAGACCTTCGAGGAATGGGTCATCAACCGCTTTGGCGGGCGGCTCTACATGCATTTCTTCCGCACCTACACCGAGAAGGTCTGGGGCATTCCGCCCGACCAGATCCAGGCCGACTGGGCCGCGCAGAGGATCAAGAACCTCTCGCTGCCGAAGGCGGTCATCAACGCCGTGACCGGGGCCAACGACACCGCCTCGCTGATCGAGAAGTTCCGCTATCCCCGCCTGGGGCCCGGCATGATGTGGGAGCGGGTGAGCGAGATCGTGACCGAGCGCGGCGGCCGCGTCGACATGCAGACCGAGGTCACGGCGATCCACCGCGACGGCATGCGGGTGACGGGTGTGGACGTGCGCCCCTGGACCGAGGAGGGCGGCCCGGGCGAGACGCGGCGGATCGACGGGTCGGATTTCGTCAATTCCATGGCCGTCGACGACCTGATCGCGGCCTTCGATCCGCCGCCGCCCGCCGAGGTGCGCGAGGCCGCCGCCCGGCTCAGATACCGCGACTTCCTGATCGTGACGCTCTGCCTCGATCACGCGGACCCCTTTCCCGACAACTGGATCTACGTCCACAGCTCGGACGTGAAGGTCGGGCGCATCCAGAATTTCCGGGCCTGGTCCAAAGAGATGCTGGCCGATCCCGAGACGGCCTCGATCGGGATGGAGTATTTCTGCCACGAAGGCGACGGGCTCTGGTCGATGGAGGACGACGCGCTGCGCGATCTCGCGGCGCACGAGCTCGAGAAGCTCGGCCTCGCCCCCGCGCAAAGCGTCATCGACTACAAGGTCATCCGCCAGCGCAAGGCCTATCCGGTCTATGACGGTCAGTATCGCGCGGCGCTCGACACGATCACGGAGTGGCTGAAGCAGCTCGAGAATTTCCAGACCGTGGGCCGCAACGGCCAGCACCGCTACAACAACCAGGACCATTCGATGCTGTCGGCGATGCTGGCCGCGCGCAACATCCTGGGCGAGGATCACGACGTCTGGAACGTCAATGTCGAACGCTCGTACCACGAGGATTTCCAGGTTTCGAAGGAGCCGGGAGACGCCCCCCTCGCACCCGAGAAGCCGGGCTTCGCCGGAACCGCCGACCGCCGCTGA
- a CDS encoding UDP-glucuronic acid decarboxylase family protein, with protein MSRLYDSRKRILVTGGAGFIGSHLVDRLLGEGHEVLCVDNLFTGTKRNIEHLHDNPRFEFMRHDVTFPLYVEVDEIYNLACPASPVHYQHDPVQTTKTSVHGAINVLGLAKRLGCKVLQASTSEVYGDPEVHPQVEGYWGHVNPVGPRSCYDEGKRCAETLFFDYHRQHGVEIKVARIFNTYGPRMHHADGRVVSNFLVQALRGEDITLFGDGRQTRSFCYVDDLVEGLVSLMATGPEVTGPVNLGNPHEFTMRELAERVIALTGSGAEMSERPLPLDDPRQRRPDITLARDLLDWTPRVELAEGLAETMHYMKRRLAELDEVTRT; from the coding sequence GTGAGCCGACTCTACGACAGCCGAAAGCGCATTCTCGTCACCGGGGGGGCGGGCTTCATCGGATCGCATCTCGTCGATCGCCTGCTGGGCGAGGGGCACGAGGTTCTCTGCGTCGACAACCTCTTCACCGGCACCAAGCGCAACATCGAACATCTGCACGACAACCCGCGATTCGAGTTCATGCGCCACGACGTGACCTTTCCGCTCTATGTCGAGGTCGACGAGATCTACAATCTCGCCTGCCCGGCCTCGCCGGTGCATTACCAGCACGATCCCGTCCAGACGACCAAGACCTCGGTCCACGGCGCGATCAACGTGCTGGGGCTCGCCAAGCGGCTCGGATGCAAGGTGCTGCAGGCCTCGACCTCCGAGGTCTACGGCGACCCCGAGGTGCACCCCCAGGTCGAGGGCTACTGGGGCCACGTCAATCCGGTCGGGCCGCGATCCTGCTACGACGAGGGCAAGCGCTGCGCCGAGACGCTGTTCTTCGACTATCACCGCCAGCACGGTGTCGAGATCAAGGTCGCGCGGATCTTCAATACCTACGGGCCGCGCATGCACCATGCCGACGGGCGCGTGGTGTCGAACTTCCTCGTCCAGGCGCTCAGGGGCGAGGACATCACCCTCTTCGGCGACGGACGTCAGACGCGGTCCTTCTGCTATGTCGACGATCTGGTCGAGGGGCTGGTTTCCCTGATGGCAACGGGGCCCGAGGTCACGGGGCCGGTCAATCTCGGCAATCCGCACGAATTCACGATGCGCGAACTGGCCGAGCGGGTCATCGCGCTGACCGGGTCCGGGGCCGAGATGTCCGAGCGTCCCCTGCCACTCGACGATCCGCGGCAGCGCCGGCCCGACATCACCCTTGCCCGCGATCTTCTGGACTGGACCCCGAGGGTCGAACTGGCCGAGGGGCTGGCCGAAACCATGCACTACATGAAGCGCCGCCTCGCCGAACTCGACGAGGTGACGCGGACATGA
- a CDS encoding glycosyltransferase family 2 protein yields MRSDPPIAVVVPAHQAEGEIGDCIAAILASGFTREEILVVDDGSRDRTGEIARGAGVRVLRNDTALRPARARNAGVAATASDIVVFVDADVLIAPGARNRIVRFFADHPDHVAIFGSYDAAPPARQRAVSRYRNILHHWVHQTSRPEAATFWTGFGAVRRAGFDAAGGLDPDWEDIEDVELGLRMRAAGGRILLDRDLLATHLKDWTIRGMMRTDRRGRAVPWTRLLRSGRTGTGDLNLTGPRRFSAPLVALLPFALLAGIVWTPALWIALALFAGYLALNARLFAYLARVAGPGLALRSVAYHALHLVAALAGYVQVRLFERSGPAR; encoded by the coding sequence ATGAGGTCCGATCCTCCGATCGCCGTGGTCGTGCCCGCCCATCAGGCCGAGGGCGAGATCGGCGACTGCATCGCCGCGATCCTCGCCTCGGGCTTCACCCGCGAGGAGATCCTGGTCGTCGACGACGGGTCGCGCGACCGGACCGGAGAGATCGCGCGCGGGGCGGGCGTGCGGGTTCTGCGCAACGACACTGCCCTGCGCCCGGCGCGTGCGCGCAATGCCGGTGTCGCCGCGACGGCCTCGGACATCGTCGTCTTCGTCGATGCCGATGTCCTGATCGCGCCCGGCGCGCGGAACCGGATCGTGCGCTTCTTCGCGGACCATCCCGATCACGTGGCGATCTTCGGCTCCTACGACGCCGCGCCGCCGGCGCGCCAGCGCGCGGTCAGCCGGTATCGCAACATCCTGCATCACTGGGTGCATCAGACCTCGCGCCCCGAGGCCGCGACCTTCTGGACCGGCTTCGGCGCGGTCAGGCGCGCGGGGTTCGACGCGGCGGGCGGACTCGATCCCGATTGGGAGGATATCGAGGACGTGGAACTCGGCCTCAGGATGCGCGCGGCGGGCGGGCGCATCCTGCTCGACCGCGATCTCCTCGCCACCCATCTCAAGGACTGGACGATCCGCGGCATGATGCGCACCGACCGCAGGGGCCGCGCTGTGCCGTGGACACGGCTCCTCCGCTCGGGGCGGACGGGGACGGGCGATCTGAACCTGACGGGGCCGCGCCGCTTTTCCGCGCCGCTCGTGGCGCTACTGCCGTTCGCGCTGCTCGCGGGAATCGTCTGGACGCCCGCGCTCTGGATCGCGCTGGCGCTCTTCGCGGGCTATCTCGCTCTCAACGCACGGCTCTTCGCCTATCTCGCGCGGGTGGCGGGCCCGGGCCTCGCCCTCCGCTCGGTGGCCTACCACGCGCTCCATCTTGTGGCGGCGCTCGCCGGATACGTTCAGGTCCGTCTCTTCGAGCGATCGGGCCCCGCGCGCTGA
- a CDS encoding glycosyltransferase family 2 protein: MDDLTASVVIPSFNRPDRLRACLEALMDDPDDSFDVIVVDDGSPEPLGPVCAPFGPRVTCLRQDNRGPAAARNRGVAESGGRLVLFTDDDCRPARGWVDAMRRAQDGEAGRLVGGRVVNLLEDDTYAAASQSLCDFLYEYFDAASGEMPFFTSNNIACDRAHFLAMGGFDESFPLAAAEDRDFGLRWRAAGGTLVFAEDAVVGHAHAMTLRSFLRQHSNYGRGARHLHTVMDDRGDARPKFERLKFYGDLVRYPLGREGRARVAQSALLFLSQAAMVSGYARQARAQRAGPDRSKRRT, translated from the coding sequence ATGGACGATCTGACCGCCAGCGTCGTGATCCCGAGCTTCAACCGGCCCGACAGGCTTCGCGCCTGTCTCGAGGCGCTGATGGACGATCCCGACGACAGCTTCGACGTGATCGTCGTGGATGACGGCTCGCCCGAGCCGCTCGGGCCCGTCTGCGCGCCGTTCGGGCCGCGCGTCACCTGTCTGCGGCAGGACAATCGCGGACCGGCCGCGGCGCGCAACCGCGGCGTGGCGGAAAGCGGCGGGCGGCTCGTCCTCTTCACCGACGACGATTGCCGCCCGGCGAGGGGCTGGGTGGACGCGATGCGACGGGCGCAGGACGGCGAGGCCGGACGGCTCGTGGGCGGGCGGGTCGTCAACCTGCTGGAGGACGACACCTACGCGGCGGCGAGCCAGTCGCTCTGCGATTTCCTCTACGAGTATTTCGATGCGGCCTCGGGCGAGATGCCGTTCTTCACCTCCAACAACATCGCCTGCGACCGCGCGCATTTCCTGGCCATGGGCGGCTTCGACGAGAGCTTTCCCCTCGCCGCGGCGGAGGATCGCGATTTCGGGCTGCGCTGGCGGGCGGCGGGCGGAACGCTCGTCTTCGCCGAGGATGCGGTGGTGGGGCATGCGCATGCGATGACGCTGCGAAGTTTCCTGCGCCAGCACAGCAATTACGGGCGCGGCGCGCGGCACCTGCATACCGTCATGGACGATCGCGGCGACGCACGGCCGAAATTCGAGCGGCTGAAGTTCTACGGCGATCTCGTGCGGTATCCGCTGGGGCGCGAGGGGCGCGCGCGGGTCGCGCAATCGGCGCTCCTGTTCCTGTCGCAGGCCGCGATGGTGTCGGGATATGCCCGGCAGGCACGCGCTCAGCGCGCGGGGCCCGATCGCTCGAAGAGACGGACCTGA
- a CDS encoding transketolase encodes MATGAQDAAAIPNMSLEMRAWNIRRKALRMGEVQGQGYIGQALGIADVLAASYFHALNHRPDDPEWEDRDRFCLSIGHYAIALYAALMEAGILPEEELETYGMDDSRMPMSGMASYTPGMEITGGSLGHGLGIAVGMAMGLKRKQSDAVVYNLMSDGECGEGSTWEAVASAVQWKLDNLICLVDFNDQQADGKVTDALARVPEEGKWAAFGWHAQRVDGNDMEAVVAALDTARSADHDGPRVVIFDTTMCKGVDFLESREITHFVRVEPDEWQKALDVLEEGKPQ; translated from the coding sequence ATGGCGACAGGCGCGCAGGACGCGGCCGCGATCCCGAACATGTCACTTGAGATGCGCGCGTGGAACATCCGCCGCAAGGCGCTCCGCATGGGCGAGGTTCAGGGACAGGGATATATCGGTCAGGCGCTCGGCATCGCGGACGTGCTGGCCGCGAGCTATTTTCACGCTCTGAACCACCGGCCGGACGATCCCGAATGGGAGGATCGCGACCGGTTCTGCCTGTCGATCGGCCATTACGCGATCGCGCTCTATGCCGCGCTGATGGAGGCGGGGATCCTGCCGGAGGAGGAGCTCGAGACCTACGGCATGGACGACAGCCGGATGCCCATGTCGGGCATGGCCTCCTACACGCCGGGGATGGAGATCACGGGCGGATCGCTGGGCCACGGGCTCGGCATCGCGGTCGGCATGGCGATGGGCCTCAAGCGCAAGCAGAGCGACGCCGTCGTCTACAACCTCATGTCCGACGGCGAATGCGGCGAGGGATCGACCTGGGAGGCCGTGGCCTCGGCCGTGCAGTGGAAGCTCGACAACCTGATCTGCCTCGTCGACTTCAACGACCAGCAGGCCGACGGCAAGGTGACCGACGCGCTCGCCCGCGTGCCGGAGGAGGGGAAATGGGCGGCCTTCGGCTGGCACGCGCAGCGGGTCGACGGCAACGACATGGAGGCGGTGGTCGCGGCCCTCGACACTGCGCGGAGCGCCGATCACGACGGGCCGCGCGTCGTCATCTTCGACACCACGATGTGCAAGGGCGTCGATTTCCTCGAGAGCCGCGAGATCACCCATTTCGTCCGGGTGGAGCCCGACGAATGGCAAAAGGCGCTCGACGTTCTGGAAGAAGGAAAGCCGCAATGA